From Cyprinus carpio isolate SPL01 chromosome A7, ASM1834038v1, whole genome shotgun sequence, a single genomic window includes:
- the LOC122145462 gene encoding C-type mannose receptor 2-like, giving the protein MKIFWVALFLSAHCELTLTLNRKHIFINNAKTWSDAQKFCRENYADLSIIDSQVELLRFKNDSKNQRADSTQSWIGLSKPSANGTWVWNDGSDEISMTWRIGQPDSPNTAFCGKSLGGELYDYDCAIFCYKWVPELILVMEKKSWEEALEHCRTQYSGLASLSTSLLHFRANNETVDLQTPSVWTGVRFLAGSWFWVNGESLGNLDQLPECPARPLYCGSQNLAAKSWENRDCSEKLNFVCYKRSG; this is encoded by the coding sequence ATGAAGATTTTCTGGGTTGCTCTTTTCCTGTCAGCTCATTGTGAGCTGACTTTAACTTTGAACaggaaacacatttttattaataatgccaAGACTTGGAGCGATGCTCAGAAGTTTTGCAGAGAGAATTATGCCGACCTGTCCATCATAGACAGCCAAGTGGAACTTCTAAGGTTCAAAAACGATTCAAAAAATCAGAGAGCTGATAGCACACAAAGCTGGATTGGACTGAGCAAGCCCTCTGCTAATGGCACATGGGTGTGGAATGATGGAAGCGATGAAATTTCTATGACATGGCGGATTGGTCAGCCGGACAGCCCAAATACTGCCTTTTGTGGTAAGAGTTTAGGTGGTGAATTGTATGATTACGATTGTGCTATTTTCTGCTATAAGTGGGTGCCTGAACTGATCCTGGTAATGGAGAAGAAGAGCTGGGAGGAGGCTTTAGAACACTGCAGGACTCAATACTCTGGCTTGGCCTCTCTGTCAACCAGTTTGCTTCACTTCCGAGCCAATAATGAGACTGTAGACTTGCAAACCCCCAGTGTGTGGACAGGTGTGCGCTTCCTGGCAGGCTCCTGGTTCTGGGTCAATGGGGAGTCTCTGGGAAATTTGGACCAGCTGCCAGAATGCCCTGCCAGGCCCCTTTACTGTGGATCTCAAAACCTGGCAGCTAAAAGTTGGGAGAACAGAGACTGTTCAGAGAAACTGAATTTTGTATGTTATAAAAGATCAGGGTAA